A genomic region of Streptosporangium lutulentum contains the following coding sequences:
- a CDS encoding DAK2 domain-containing protein — MSTLTVPEVSAILDRALRSLAGRRDRLRDLDAAVGDGDLGITVDKGAAAIRAALAETPPDTLGALLRTAGAAFAGGNPSTMAALVGTGLLAAAKEVDGERELSPEIAVRIGDAAQRRIAERGKAAPGDKTVLDALAPSVDALREAGEGERLEAMIAAAREGIEATTDQPARRGRAAWVGERGTGHPDPGATAYLLFLEDLLAAVTEGAPR; from the coding sequence ATGAGTACTCTCACCGTTCCCGAGGTCAGCGCCATCCTCGACCGGGCCCTGCGGTCACTGGCCGGGCGGCGTGACCGTCTACGCGATCTCGACGCGGCGGTCGGGGACGGAGACCTCGGCATCACCGTCGACAAAGGCGCGGCCGCGATCCGGGCCGCGCTGGCCGAGACGCCGCCGGACACGCTCGGCGCGTTGCTGCGAACCGCCGGTGCGGCGTTCGCCGGCGGCAATCCGTCGACGATGGCCGCGCTGGTGGGCACCGGCCTTCTCGCCGCGGCGAAGGAGGTGGACGGTGAGCGCGAGCTGAGCCCTGAGATCGCGGTACGGATCGGGGACGCCGCTCAACGGCGTATCGCGGAACGAGGAAAGGCCGCGCCGGGCGACAAGACCGTGCTCGACGCACTCGCTCCGAGTGTGGACGCGCTGCGGGAGGCGGGGGAGGGCGAACGCCTGGAGGCGATGATCGCGGCGGCCCGCGAGGGGATCGAGGCGACGACGGACCAGCCCGCTCGCCGGGGGAGGGCGGCGTGGGTCGGTGAACGGGGCACCGGTCACCCGGACCCCGGCGCCACCGCGTACCTGCTGTTCCTTGAGGACCTGCTGGCGGCGGTGACGGAGGGGGCGCCGCGGTAG
- a CDS encoding MOSC domain-containing protein, with product MKLLSVNIGRPRPNPWKGGPSLTGIDKRPVEGPVAVTAPGPKGTGAVGLAGDRVYDVKHHGGSDQAVYAYAREDLDGWEAELGGPLPNGAFGENLTTLGLDVNDALIGERWRIGPEVVLEVSCARLPCATFQGWLERGGWIKRFTQAARPGAYLRVIEPGEISAADPVEIVHRPGHDVTVALSFRAMTLEPHLLPRLLVADALPEESKEMVRRRTGA from the coding sequence ATGAAGCTGCTCTCCGTCAACATCGGCCGGCCTCGCCCCAACCCGTGGAAGGGGGGGCCGAGCCTGACGGGCATCGACAAGCGGCCCGTCGAGGGCCCGGTCGCCGTCACCGCCCCCGGCCCCAAGGGCACCGGCGCGGTCGGCCTCGCCGGTGACCGGGTCTATGACGTGAAGCACCACGGCGGCTCCGACCAGGCCGTCTACGCCTATGCCCGCGAGGATCTCGACGGGTGGGAGGCCGAGTTGGGCGGCCCGCTCCCGAACGGAGCCTTCGGGGAGAACCTCACGACCCTGGGGCTGGACGTCAACGACGCCCTGATCGGCGAGCGCTGGCGGATCGGGCCGGAGGTTGTCCTGGAGGTGTCGTGCGCCCGCCTCCCCTGCGCGACGTTCCAGGGCTGGCTGGAGCGTGGAGGCTGGATCAAGCGGTTCACGCAGGCCGCACGGCCGGGCGCGTATCTGCGCGTGATCGAGCCCGGCGAGATCAGCGCCGCCGACCCGGTCGAGATCGTGCACCGGCCCGGCCACGACGTGACCGTCGCGCTCTCCTTCCGGGCGATGACGCTGGAACCGCACCTGCTGCCCCGGCTGCTGGTCGCCGACGCGCTGCCGGAGGAGAGCAAGGAGATGGTCCGCCGTCGCACCGGCGCGTAG
- a CDS encoding threo-3-hydroxy-L-aspartate ammonia-lyase, protein MPQSPTYDDVKSAAARIASHAHRTPVLRSRRVNEHLGADVVFKCENFQRMGAFKFRGAFNALSRFTAEQRRAGVVAYSSGNHAQAIALAARLLDIPATVVMPHDAPAAKMAATKGYGGEVVVYDRYTEDREEIGRALAAERGLTLIPPYDHPDVIAGQGTAAMELFDEVGDLDALFVPLGGGGLLSGTALSARALSPGCEVYGVEPEAGDDGRRSLRQGSIVRIDTPQTIADGAQTQYLGTHTFDIIRRDVNDILTVADTELVECMRIFGSVMKMVVEPTGCLGFAAARNLAAPLRGQRIGVIISGGNIDLDRFASLIAS, encoded by the coding sequence ATGCCCCAGTCACCGACCTACGACGACGTCAAGAGCGCTGCCGCCCGCATCGCGTCGCACGCCCACCGCACCCCGGTGTTGCGCTCACGCCGGGTCAACGAGCACCTCGGCGCCGACGTGGTGTTCAAGTGCGAGAACTTCCAGCGCATGGGCGCCTTCAAGTTTCGCGGCGCGTTCAACGCCCTGTCGCGGTTCACCGCCGAGCAGCGACGCGCCGGCGTGGTCGCCTACTCCTCGGGCAACCACGCCCAGGCGATCGCCCTGGCCGCCCGGCTGCTGGACATCCCGGCCACGGTCGTCATGCCCCACGACGCGCCGGCCGCGAAGATGGCCGCGACCAAGGGCTACGGCGGCGAGGTCGTCGTCTACGACCGCTACACCGAGGACCGGGAGGAGATCGGCCGCGCGCTGGCCGCCGAGCGCGGCCTCACCCTGATCCCGCCCTACGACCACCCCGACGTGATCGCCGGCCAGGGCACCGCCGCCATGGAGCTGTTCGACGAGGTCGGCGACCTCGACGCGCTCTTCGTGCCCCTGGGCGGCGGCGGGCTGCTCTCCGGAACGGCTCTGTCGGCCAGGGCGCTGTCGCCCGGGTGCGAGGTGTACGGCGTCGAACCCGAAGCCGGCGACGACGGCCGGCGGTCCCTGCGCCAGGGCTCCATCGTCCGCATCGACACCCCGCAGACCATCGCCGACGGAGCTCAGACCCAGTATCTCGGCACCCACACGTTCGACATCATCCGCCGCGACGTCAACGACATCCTCACCGTCGCCGACACCGAACTCGTCGAATGCATGCGGATCTTCGGATCCGTCATGAAAATGGTCGTCGAGCCCACCGGATGCCTCGGTTTCGCCGCCGCCCGCAACCTCGCCGCCCCGCTGCGCGGGCAACGGATCGGTGTGATCATCAGCGGCGGCAACATCGACCTCGACCGCTTCGCGTCACTGATCGCCTCGTGA
- a CDS encoding NUDIX domain-containing protein, producing the protein MTIKNSHCSFCGTAFAPGLPWPRTCSACGNTGYLNPLPVAVMVLPVGDGLLVVRRDVEPHRGGLALPGGFIDLGESWQQAAVRELREETGVVVDADEVRLFDVHSAPDGTVLIFALGPPTDPAALPPVAPTSETTEWLLIDRPRELAFPLHTRIVATYFDLG; encoded by the coding sequence GTGACGATCAAGAACTCGCACTGCTCCTTCTGCGGTACGGCCTTCGCCCCCGGCCTGCCGTGGCCGCGCACCTGCTCCGCCTGCGGGAACACCGGCTACCTCAACCCGCTGCCGGTCGCGGTGATGGTGCTGCCGGTGGGCGACGGCCTGCTGGTCGTCCGGCGTGACGTCGAACCGCACCGAGGCGGGCTCGCCCTGCCCGGCGGGTTCATCGACCTGGGCGAGTCCTGGCAGCAGGCGGCCGTCCGGGAGCTCCGCGAGGAGACCGGCGTCGTCGTCGACGCGGACGAGGTGCGGCTCTTCGACGTGCACAGCGCCCCCGACGGCACCGTACTGATCTTCGCCTTGGGTCCGCCGACCGACCCGGCCGCCCTCCCCCCGGTCGCGCCCACGTCCGAGACGACGGAGTGGCTGCTGATCGACAGGCCGCGTGAGCTGGCGTTCCCGCTGCACACCCGGATCGTGGCGACGTATTTCGACCTGGGATGA
- a CDS encoding SLC13 family permease, with protein sequence MSPEIISILALVAMFVIATLLPVNMGAIAFAAAFLVGVYVAGLSADDIFAGFPGDLFLTLVGITYLFAIAQNNGTVNWLVRLAVRGVRGRIAAIPWIMFGVAAVLTAIGAVSPAAVAIIAPIALGFAAQHRINPLLMGLMVVHGAQAGVSPRSASTAGSSTRWSNGPGCRTARSPSS encoded by the coding sequence ATGTCTCCAGAGATCATTTCGATTCTCGCGCTGGTGGCGATGTTCGTCATAGCCACCCTGTTGCCGGTGAACATGGGGGCGATCGCGTTCGCGGCGGCGTTCCTGGTCGGCGTCTACGTGGCGGGCCTGTCCGCGGACGACATCTTCGCGGGCTTTCCCGGAGACCTGTTCCTGACCCTGGTCGGCATCACCTATCTCTTCGCCATCGCCCAGAACAACGGGACGGTGAACTGGCTCGTCCGGCTGGCCGTACGCGGGGTCCGCGGCCGCATCGCCGCGATTCCCTGGATCATGTTCGGCGTCGCCGCCGTCCTGACCGCGATCGGCGCGGTGAGTCCGGCCGCCGTGGCCATCATCGCCCCGATCGCCCTCGGGTTCGCCGCGCAGCACCGTATCAACCCGCTGCTCATGGGCCTGATGGTGGTGCACGGGGCCCAGGCGGGGGTTTCTCCCCGATCAGCATCTACGGCGGGATCGTCAACGAGGTGGTCGAACGGGCCGGGCTGCCGGACAGCGCGATCGCCGTCTTCCTGA
- a CDS encoding SLC13 family permease, with product MVERAGLPDSAIAVFLSSLAFNTVVALIIFVLFGGRELLSRKEPLDRSEQDGVQSDVQGGVQGGVQGDVHGDVQGGERDGERGGTRTTTLRPTRDQILTVVGLLVLGVGALAFDLEVGFVSITVAVLLAILSPQAQKGAVEKISWSTVLLISGVITYVGVLEKMGTIKAVGEGVAHIGAPLITALLLCYIGAIVSAFASSVGVLGSTIPLAVPFLLMGEVGAVGVIAALAVSSTIVDCSPFSTNGALVLANAQGVDRDAFFRKLIAYGAVIVMVAPLATWLVLVLPGWL from the coding sequence GTGGTCGAACGGGCCGGGCTGCCGGACAGCGCGATCGCCGTCTTCCTGAGCAGCCTGGCCTTCAACACCGTGGTAGCGCTGATCATCTTCGTCCTGTTCGGCGGACGGGAACTGCTGTCGCGTAAAGAGCCCCTGGATCGATCGGAGCAGGATGGCGTTCAGAGCGACGTCCAGGGCGGCGTCCAGGGCGGCGTCCAGGGCGACGTCCACGGTGACGTCCAGGGTGGAGAACGGGACGGCGAGCGGGGCGGGACGCGGACGACGACCCTCCGCCCGACACGCGATCAGATCCTCACCGTCGTCGGCCTGCTGGTGCTGGGCGTCGGCGCCCTCGCGTTTGATCTCGAGGTCGGCTTCGTCTCGATCACCGTGGCGGTGCTGCTCGCGATCCTCTCTCCCCAGGCTCAGAAGGGAGCGGTGGAAAAGATCAGCTGGTCCACCGTCCTGCTGATCAGCGGTGTGATCACCTACGTCGGGGTGCTCGAGAAGATGGGCACGATCAAGGCCGTCGGGGAAGGCGTCGCTCATATCGGCGCACCGCTGATCACCGCCCTCCTGCTCTGCTACATCGGGGCCATCGTGTCCGCCTTCGCCTCGTCGGTCGGGGTGCTCGGTTCGACGATCCCCCTGGCCGTGCCGTTCCTGCTCATGGGCGAGGTCGGCGCCGTAGGAGTGATCGCGGCGCTCGCGGTCTCCTCGACCATCGTCGACTGCAGCCCCTTCTCGACCAACGGGGCGCTGGTCCTCGCCAATGCGCAGGGGGTGGACCGGGACGCCTTCTTCCGCAAGCTGATCGCTTACGGCGCGGTCATCGTGATGGTGGCACCGCTCGCCACCTGGCTGGTGCTCGTGCTGCCCGGCTGGCTGTGA
- a CDS encoding MOSC and FAD-binding oxidoreductase domain-containing protein produces MAKLLAVNVGLPKDVSWQGRNVHTGVWKQPVTGPRMVRRLNIDGDGQGDLAGHGGEYRAVLVYQIDSYRHWQERLGRDDFVYGQFGENFTVDGLPDDEVCVGDRYRIGEAVFEVTQPRVTCYRVGLRMDEPRMPSLLVSHRRPGFYLRVLTEGRVEAGEEIVKVGSGPEGMTVAEIDALLYLPGHPRDQLARALRIPALSPGWKGSLRALLDQADGVPGKPAGNAGLAPASAGPPPAWDGFRPLRVARVDAESTSVFSLTLAAVDGRPLPEALPGQFLTLRLRPDTAAPPLIRSYSMSGPPGAACYRISVKQEPEGAASGYLRAHLRAGDVLDVAAPRGAFTLEAGDSPVLLVSAGIGATPVLAMLHALAATRAAREVWWLYGTRDGTEHPFARESRDLLARLPNAHEHVFYSRPAPGDRQGVDYATAGRISADLLRRLRVPRAADAYLCGPPAFMRELPAALASSELVPAHVHTEIFGAGPALTPGLTDVSARPVHPPEGPPGTGPSVSFARSGLTVGWDSAYGSLLELAEACDVPTRWSCRTGVCHTCESGLLSGAVGYSPEPVEPPAEGDVLICCSQPREDLVLDL; encoded by the coding sequence ATGGCCAAGCTGCTGGCGGTCAACGTCGGCCTGCCGAAGGACGTCTCCTGGCAGGGCAGGAACGTGCACACCGGGGTGTGGAAGCAGCCCGTCACCGGACCCCGGATGGTGCGCCGGCTCAACATCGACGGAGACGGCCAGGGAGACCTCGCCGGACACGGCGGTGAGTACCGCGCGGTGCTGGTCTACCAGATCGACTCCTATCGCCACTGGCAGGAGCGGCTCGGACGCGACGACTTCGTCTACGGGCAGTTCGGGGAGAACTTCACCGTCGACGGCCTGCCGGACGACGAGGTGTGCGTCGGAGACCGGTACCGGATCGGCGAGGCGGTGTTCGAGGTCACCCAGCCGCGCGTCACCTGCTACCGGGTGGGCCTGCGGATGGACGAACCGCGAATGCCCTCCTTGCTGGTGTCCCACCGGCGGCCGGGGTTCTACCTCCGGGTCCTCACCGAGGGACGGGTGGAGGCGGGAGAGGAGATCGTCAAGGTCGGCTCCGGCCCGGAGGGCATGACCGTCGCGGAGATCGACGCCCTGCTGTACCTGCCCGGTCACCCCCGCGACCAGCTCGCCCGTGCCTTGCGCATCCCCGCCCTCAGTCCCGGCTGGAAGGGCTCCCTGCGGGCGCTGCTCGACCAGGCCGACGGCGTCCCGGGCAAACCGGCGGGCAACGCCGGGCTGGCCCCGGCCTCCGCCGGTCCGCCACCCGCATGGGACGGGTTCCGGCCGCTGAGGGTCGCCCGCGTCGACGCGGAGAGCACGAGCGTGTTCTCCCTGACGCTGGCCGCCGTCGACGGCAGGCCGCTCCCGGAGGCCCTGCCGGGACAGTTCCTCACCCTCCGGCTGCGCCCGGACACCGCGGCTCCCCCGCTCATCCGCAGTTACTCGATGTCCGGTCCTCCGGGGGCCGCGTGCTATCGCATCAGTGTGAAGCAGGAGCCGGAGGGCGCCGCCAGCGGCTACCTCCGCGCTCACCTGCGCGCCGGAGACGTCCTCGACGTCGCGGCCCCCAGGGGCGCCTTCACCCTGGAGGCCGGCGACTCACCGGTCCTGCTGGTGTCCGCCGGCATCGGCGCCACCCCCGTCCTGGCCATGCTGCACGCGCTGGCCGCCACCCGCGCCGCGCGCGAGGTGTGGTGGCTGTACGGAACACGCGACGGCACCGAGCACCCTTTCGCCCGGGAGAGCCGCGACCTGCTGGCCCGGCTTCCGAACGCGCACGAGCACGTTTTCTACAGCCGTCCGGCACCCGGCGACCGGCAGGGCGTCGACTACGCGACCGCGGGCCGGATATCGGCCGACCTGCTTCGCCGCCTCCGCGTTCCCCGGGCCGCCGACGCCTACCTGTGCGGTCCCCCGGCGTTCATGCGCGAGCTTCCCGCCGCACTCGCCTCCTCGGAACTCGTTCCCGCCCACGTCCACACGGAGATCTTCGGCGCGGGACCGGCCCTGACGCCCGGCCTGACCGATGTCTCCGCGCGGCCGGTGCACCCGCCGGAAGGCCCGCCGGGCACGGGGCCGTCGGTCTCGTTCGCGCGCAGCGGCCTCACCGTCGGATGGGACTCCGCGTACGGGAGCCTGCTCGAACTGGCGGAGGCCTGCGACGTGCCGACCCGCTGGTCATGCCGTACCGGCGTCTGCCACACCTGCGAGAGCGGCCTGCTGTCCGGGGCCGTGGGCTACTCCCCCGAACCGGTGGAGCCGCCGGCCGAGGGCGACGTCCTGATCTGCTGCTCCCAGCCCCGGGAGGATCTCGTCCTGGACCTCTGA
- a CDS encoding TetR/AcrR family transcriptional regulator, which yields MARRSMREEIVEAGLEQFHAHGYSAAGVKNITDAAGVPKGSFYNHFDSKEALAVVALERYAEGLRLRELADTSVEPLTRLRAHFEFLRDENVRRGITRGCLVGNFSAEVADHSDVIHTAVRNSFRQWAVLIAAALGEARRAGTVRADLDPETTARFVLHAWEGTLLGARADRSAEAFDSFFDLVFGTLLVK from the coding sequence ATGGCCAGGCGGAGCATGCGCGAGGAGATCGTCGAGGCGGGGCTGGAGCAGTTCCACGCCCATGGCTACAGCGCGGCCGGGGTGAAGAACATCACCGATGCGGCCGGAGTGCCGAAGGGGTCGTTCTACAACCACTTCGACAGCAAGGAGGCCCTGGCCGTCGTGGCGCTGGAGCGCTACGCCGAGGGGCTCCGCCTGCGGGAGCTCGCCGACACCTCCGTCGAACCCCTGACGCGCCTGCGAGCCCACTTCGAGTTCCTCCGTGACGAGAACGTACGGCGCGGGATCACGCGGGGGTGTCTCGTCGGCAACTTCAGCGCCGAGGTCGCCGATCACAGCGACGTGATCCACACCGCCGTTCGGAACAGCTTCAGGCAGTGGGCCGTCCTGATCGCGGCGGCGCTCGGCGAGGCCCGGCGCGCCGGTACGGTGCGCGCCGATCTCGACCCTGAGACGACGGCCCGCTTCGTCCTCCACGCCTGGGAGGGCACGCTCCTCGGAGCCCGCGCCGACCGCTCGGCGGAGGCCTTCGACTCCTTCTTCGACCTCGTGTTCGGCACGCTGCTCGTCAAATGA
- a CDS encoding response regulator, with amino-acid sequence MRVVIAEDAVLLREGLVGLLERFGHTVAASVGDAVSLVTAVEEHRPDIVVVDVRMPPGFTDEGLRAALVLRTTHPELAVLVLSQYVEQTYAAELLGSGRGTGIGYLLKERIGDVGEFVDALVRIAEGGTVIDPEVVRQLLSGRRDPLRRLTPRELEVLALIAEGRANASIAQALFVTGAAVAKHIASIFTKLDLPPAADGHRRVLAVLTYLQAEPR; translated from the coding sequence GTGCGGGTAGTGATCGCCGAGGACGCCGTTCTTCTCCGTGAGGGCCTGGTCGGCCTGCTGGAACGCTTCGGGCACACGGTCGCCGCCTCGGTTGGCGACGCCGTCTCCCTCGTCACCGCGGTGGAGGAGCACCGGCCCGACATCGTGGTGGTCGATGTGCGGATGCCGCCCGGCTTCACCGACGAAGGGCTGCGCGCCGCGCTCGTACTGCGCACGACGCACCCGGAACTGGCCGTGCTGGTGCTCAGCCAGTACGTCGAGCAGACCTACGCCGCCGAGTTGCTCGGCTCCGGTCGTGGCACGGGCATCGGTTACCTGCTCAAGGAGCGGATCGGTGACGTCGGCGAGTTCGTCGACGCGCTCGTCCGGATCGCGGAGGGCGGCACGGTCATCGACCCCGAGGTGGTGCGGCAGTTGCTCAGCGGGCGGCGCGATCCGCTGCGGCGCCTTACTCCGCGGGAGCTGGAAGTGCTCGCCCTGATCGCCGAGGGACGGGCCAACGCCTCGATAGCCCAGGCTCTTTTCGTCACCGGCGCGGCGGTCGCCAAGCACATCGCGAGCATCTTCACCAAGCTCGATCTCCCGCCCGCCGCCGACGGCCACCGCCGCGTCCTGGCCGTCCTGACCTACTTGCAGGCCGAGCCGAGGTAG